The following proteins are co-located in the Numida meleagris isolate 19003 breed g44 Domestic line chromosome 8, NumMel1.0, whole genome shotgun sequence genome:
- the GLRA4 gene encoding glycine receptor subunit alpha-4 isoform X1: MGMRHAGAAGLCLELHGAGSRLSPPSARRLVSGREEIKSHSRSAPQPMSPSDFLDKLMGRTSGYDARIRPNFKGPPVNVTCNIFINSFGSVTETTMDYRVNVFLRQQWNDPRLAYREYPDDSLDLDPSMLDSIWKPDLFFANEKGANFHEVTTDNKLLRIFKNGNVLYSIRLTLILSCPMDLKNFPMDIQTCTMQLESFGYTMNDLIFEWLEEQEAVQVAEGLTLPQFILRDEKDLGYCTKYYNTGKFTCIEVKFHLERQMGYYLIQMYIPSLLIVILSWVSFWINMDAAPARVGLGITTVLTMTTQSAGSRASLPKVSYVKAIDIWMAVCLLFVFAALLEYAAVNFVSRQHKEFMRLRRRQRRQRMGLSSGTASLESLGQLSSQHSGEHTYATLSQLSSSRVKHTPPAAHPCTPLFPKKSLPGALPTSEGARRSGAGMCTGHVAVGSYQRGCGIFHRLLGDTLLRASVSSAVKWGQTQPPLQWSEPCQDDVLLSSLPGLGAGRGLCLPLSPSTVISSPCSGSVHVGTWQLETWGGDRAGSGGTGQGVVAQGRLPSLWGDAGGQGRPGCAFLGLLQPSLSSHPGASSASTQPAAGECSSAAHESTLQQFQPLLLSPVGNLA, translated from the exons ATGGGTATGAGAcatgctggggctgcagggctgtgccttgAGCTTCATGGTGCTGGCAGCCGGCTGAGCCCCCCCTCTGCCCGCAGGCTGGTCTCAGGGAGGGAGGAGATCAAATCCCACTCCCGCAGTGCGCCCCAGCCCATGTCACCCTCTGATTTCCTGGACAAGCTCATGGGACGAACGTCAGGGTACGATGCCCGGATCCGACCCAACTTCAAAG GTCCGCCCGTCAACGTGACATGcaacatcttcatcaacagCTTCGGCTCTGTCACCGAGACGACCATG GATTACCGTGTGAACGTCTTCCTGCGGCAGCAGTGGAACGACCCCCGGCTGGCTTACCGCGAGTACCCCGACGACTCGCTCGACCTCGACCCTTCCATGCTTGACTCCATCTGGAAGCCGGACTTGTTCTTTGCCAATGAGAAAGGGGCCAACTTCCACGAGGTCACCACCGACAACAAGCTGCTGCGCATCTTCAAGAACGGCAACGTGCTCTACAGCATCAG GCTGACACTGATCCTGTCCTGCCCCATGGATCTCAAGAATTTCCCCATGGACATCCAGACGTGCACAATGCAGCTGGAGAGTT TCGGCTACACCATGAATGACCTCATCTTTGAGTGGCTGGAGGAACAGGAGGCCGTGCAGGTGGCAGAGGGCTTGACACTGCCACAGTTCATCCTCAGGGATGAGAAGGACCTGGGCTACTGCACCAAGTACTACAACACAG GCAAGTTCACCTGCATTGAGGTGAAGTTCCACTTGGAGCGGCAGATGGGCTATTACCTGATCCAGATGTACATCCCCAGCCTGCTCATCGTCATCCTCTCCTGGGTCTCCTTCTGGATCAACATGGACGCGGCGCCGGCGCGGGTGGGCTTGGGCATCACCACCGTGCTCACCATGACCACTCAGAGCGCCGGCTCCCGTGCCTCTCTGCCCAAG GTCTCCTACGTGAAGGCCATCGACATCTGGATGGCCGTCTGCCTGCTCTTCGTCTTCGCCGCTTTGCTGGAATACGCCGCCGTCAACTTCGTCTCGCGGCAGCACAAGGAGTTCATGCGCCTGCGGCGACGGCAGCGGCGGCAGAGGATG GGCCTGAGCAGCGGCACGGCCAGCCTGGAGTCCCTGGGGCAgctgagcagccagcacagcgGCGAGCACACCTACGCGACGCTCTCGCAGCTCTCCAGCTCCAGGGTAAAGCACACCCCTCCGGCAGCGCACCCCTGCACCCCTCTCTTCCCCAAAAAGAGCCTCCCAGGAGCCCTTCCCACCAGTGAGGGTGCAAGAAGGAGCGGGGCAGGGATGTGCACAGGGCACGTGGCCGTGGGGAGCTACCAGAGGGGATGTGGCATATTTCACCGGCTCCTTGGAGACACCCTgctccgtgcctcagtttcttctgctgtaaAATGGGGCCAAACGCAGCCCCCTTTGCAGTGGAGTGAACCATGCCAGGATGATGTGCTCCTCAGCTCCCTGCCAGGACTTGGAGCAGGACgagggctctgcctgcccctATCACCCAGCACAGTGatctcctctccctgcagtggCTCAGTGCACGTGGGCACTTGGCAGCTGGAGACGTGGGGAGGAGACAGGGCAGGGAgtggtggcacagggcagggagtggtggcacagggcaggCTGCCCAGTTTGTGGGGAGATGCTGGGGGACAAGGACGTCCAGGCTGTGCGtttctggggctgctgcagccctctctgAGCTCCCATCCTGGAGCATCCTCAGCGAGCACTCAGCCCGCAGCAGGGGAGTGCAGCTCAGCGGCACATGAGAGCACACTTCAGCagtttcagcctctgctgctctccccgGTGGGAAATCTT